A genome region from Populus alba chromosome 3, ASM523922v2, whole genome shotgun sequence includes the following:
- the LOC118028552 gene encoding methylsterol monooxygenase 1-1, with the protein MLPYATLDEAAAALGRNLTVAETLWFNYSAKKSDYCLYCHNILFLFLLFSVVPLPVVFISLWRSGGFDKYKIQPKVKLSPSETFKCYKDVMFMFFFVVGPLQLVSYPSVKMIGIRTSLPLPSGWEVFLQLVVYFMVEDFTNYWIHRFLHGKWGYEKIHKVHHEYTAPIGFAAPYAHWAEILILGIPSFLGPAMVPGHMITFWLWIALRQIEAIETHSGYDFPWTPTKYIPFYGGADYHDYHHYVGGQSQSNFASVFTYCDFIYGTDKGYRFQKKLLWKLKKGVENGVDQNGGSYYVPTQDLKSD; encoded by the exons ATGCTCCCGTACGCCACCCTGGACGAGGCAGCGGCGGCGCTAGGAAGGAATTTGACAGTAGCAGAGACGTTATGGTTCAATTACTCTGCAAAAAAGTCAGATTATTGTCTTTATTGCCATAatatcttgtttctttttctgctCTTCTCTGTCGTGCCTTTACCCGTGGTTTTCATAAGTCTATGGCGATCTGGTGGGTTTGATAAGTACAAGATTCAGCCTAAAGTCAAGTTGTCTCCTTCTGAGACTTTCAAGTGTTACAAGGATGTtatgtttatgttcttttttgtcGTGGGGCCTTTACAGTTGGTTTCTTATCCATCTGTCAAG ATGATAGGGATTCGAACAAGTTTGCCATTGCCTTCCGGATGGGAAGTCTTTCTACAGTTGGTGGTGTATTTCATGGTGGAAGACTTTACCAATTACTGGATCCACAGATTTCTCCATGGTAAATGGGGATACGAGAAAATCCACAAAGTTCACCATGAATATACAGCTCCTATTGGGTTTGCTGCCCCATATGCGCACTGGGCCGAAATTTTGATCCTCGGAATCCCATCTTTTCTTGGTCCAGCTATGGTTCCTGGACACATGATCACATTTTGGCTTTGGATTGCTTTACGGCAGATTGAGGCGATTGAGACGCACAGCGG ATACGACTTTCCCTGGACTCCCACAAAATATATTCCATTTTATGGTGGTGCAGACTACCATGATTACCATCATTATGTTGGAGGACAAAGCCAGAGCAACTTTGCATCGGTGTTCACATACTGTGATTTTATTTATGGAACTGACAAG GGCTATCGGTTTCAGAAGAAGCTTCTTTGGAAG TTGAAAAAGGGAGTGGAAAATGGTGTTGATCAGAATGGAGGTTCCTACTATGTTCCTACACAAGATCTTAAATCTGACTAG